One region of Alcanivorax sediminis genomic DNA includes:
- a CDS encoding Eco57I restriction-modification methylase domain-containing protein → MAFDQSTRNRLQKFVNDARNLLTEEFTRQLQATYGLDPKAGSVAAVDSLTHLDNRQRQVANLLREIVNHYVANSSGKNEKEKSRQALDRLVREQGFTILNRIAALRMAEARGLLIESVAKGYNSKGFQLYKMVAGTSHGETGDAYRNYLFSLFDEFSVDLELLFSRHSAQGQLFPRETALLELLEQVNHHEIEHLWAEDETIGWIYQYYNSQEERKKMRKESKAPRSSRELAVRNQFFTPRYVVEFLVDNTLGRLWFDATAGRTNLYERCQCLLVQPEELGEKRTNTPPTTMRDPRTLKLLDPACGSMHFGLYAFDLFLEIYREAWAWEQELGPGSLDVYTHVEDVLLPLRQIYASESDYLRDVPRLIIEHNIYGVDIDPRAAQIATLALWLRAQRAWHEAGIKAQDRPTIARGHVLAAVAPPAEQDLRERFAAQLDTLDAELFTQTLQLLKGVPEQGVLLQVEQELPRLVRKVCGEHGSLFKEADEQAWQKAEIRLRAALTEFAEAGQGCFQNRLYAQDALEGLRLIDLCREAFDVVVMNPPFGALAANTKAELSKAYPNSKNDLLAIMVERGLELLSAGGRIGAITSRTCFFLSSFTRWREEVILTKSRPQCIADLGLGVMDDALVEAAAYVLEKVE, encoded by the coding sequence ATGGCATTTGATCAGAGTACCCGCAACCGCCTGCAGAAGTTTGTTAACGATGCACGAAACCTGTTAACCGAGGAATTTACTCGGCAGTTGCAGGCAACCTATGGCCTTGATCCCAAGGCCGGTTCTGTCGCGGCTGTCGATTCGCTGACACATCTGGATAATCGGCAGCGGCAAGTTGCCAATTTACTACGTGAGATCGTCAATCATTACGTCGCTAACAGTTCAGGTAAGAATGAAAAAGAGAAGAGTCGCCAGGCGTTGGATCGCCTTGTGCGCGAGCAGGGCTTTACCATTCTCAATCGCATCGCAGCTTTGCGGATGGCAGAGGCTCGTGGCCTCTTAATCGAATCTGTCGCCAAGGGCTACAACTCCAAGGGTTTCCAACTTTATAAGATGGTGGCCGGTACCAGCCATGGCGAAACCGGTGATGCTTACCGGAATTACCTGTTCAGTCTCTTCGATGAGTTCAGCGTTGATCTGGAGCTGCTATTTAGTCGGCACAGTGCCCAGGGCCAGCTTTTTCCGCGAGAAACGGCACTGCTGGAGCTGCTGGAACAGGTCAATCATCACGAAATTGAGCACCTGTGGGCCGAGGATGAAACCATCGGTTGGATCTACCAGTATTACAACTCGCAGGAAGAGCGCAAAAAAATGCGCAAAGAATCCAAGGCGCCACGCTCCAGTCGCGAGTTGGCCGTAAGGAACCAATTTTTCACGCCGCGCTATGTCGTAGAATTCTTGGTAGACAACACACTAGGCAGGCTTTGGTTTGACGCAACGGCCGGGAGGACCAACTTGTATGAGCGTTGTCAATGTCTTTTGGTCCAGCCGGAGGAGTTGGGAGAGAAGCGCACTAACACGCCACCGACCACCATGCGTGACCCACGCACGCTCAAACTGTTAGACCCGGCCTGCGGCTCCATGCATTTTGGGCTGTATGCATTCGACCTTTTCCTGGAAATATACCGAGAGGCTTGGGCATGGGAACAAGAGCTCGGGCCAGGAAGTCTCGATGTTTATACTCATGTGGAAGATGTGTTGCTGCCATTAAGACAGATTTACGCTTCAGAGTCTGATTATCTGCGTGATGTGCCAAGGTTAATTATCGAGCATAACATCTATGGCGTAGATATCGACCCCCGAGCAGCCCAGATCGCCACCTTGGCTCTTTGGCTGCGTGCTCAACGGGCATGGCATGAGGCGGGGATCAAGGCACAAGACCGACCCACAATTGCCCGAGGGCATGTCTTAGCGGCTGTTGCGCCGCCAGCCGAACAGGATCTGCGAGAGCGCTTTGCCGCCCAACTCGATACGTTAGATGCCGAGCTATTTACTCAAACCTTGCAATTATTAAAAGGTGTTCCCGAACAGGGGGTTTTACTGCAAGTCGAGCAGGAACTGCCTCGGCTGGTGCGGAAGGTTTGTGGTGAGCACGGCAGCTTGTTTAAAGAAGCGGACGAGCAAGCGTGGCAAAAGGCAGAAATACGATTGCGTGCTGCTCTGACGGAGTTTGCAGAAGCGGGGCAAGGTTGTTTTCAGAATCGACTATACGCCCAGGATGCTCTGGAAGGGCTGCGGTTGATCGATCTGTGCCGCGAAGCCTTCGATGTAGTGGTAATGAACCCTCCTTTTGGTGCACTGGCAGCAAATACAAAAGCAGAACTCAGCAAGGCCTATCCGAACAGTAAAAATGATCTATTGGCAATTATGGTTGAGCGCGGCCTCGAATTGTTGTCCGCCGGTGGCCGTATAGGTGCTATTACGTCTCGGACCTGCTTTTTCCTATCTAGCTTCACACGCTGGAGAGAAGAAGTGATCTTAACTAAGTCTCGGCCTCAATGCATTGCTGATCTGGGACTTGGGGTGATGGACGATGCGCTTGTTGAGGCTGCTGCCTACGTATTGGAGAAAGTGGAATGA